The Pseudofrankia inefficax genome window below encodes:
- a CDS encoding ABC transporter substrate-binding protein, whose amino-acid sequence MARRSSRPCPERPHPRRARRGLAGLPVLAAASALLLVIAGCTRSTNETETGGGDAGGSPTSAAPAAAAAGDFGTEKGICGPGSARTATGRGVTASSITIGTMGDPGSTVTPGLGQEFFDVADAFAAWCNKAGGINGRKIVVNKHDAKLTDVAARTLDACQTDFMLVGGGNVLDAPGVQPRIDCKLGAIPAYGVSPQSLNAPLQLRAAPNTANRYPVAGFLAMARMFPDAMNAIGISGSSLADIRPQGLRLQEALTQLGYKVADYQEPPALVTNWRPYVEELKGKGVQGYEAIGVQDLTPVVTAMNDVGLNLKYMIIENQLYDPKTIAGAKSTKFPPTWLVMDHLPFELAAQSPVTQEAVDLVHATVPNAKLTAFTALALSSWVLWAKSATACGDTLTVDCVLAKAGTQTAWTAGGLYPKIDLKPGEQEVSHCYLLMKVTADGFVYDKTATAPNQGFFNCSDKNVVTLTNPFTA is encoded by the coding sequence ATGGCCCGCAGAAGCTCCCGCCCGTGTCCCGAGAGGCCACACCCGCGCCGCGCCCGCCGTGGCCTGGCCGGGCTGCCGGTGCTCGCGGCAGCCAGCGCGCTGTTGCTCGTCATCGCTGGCTGCACCAGGTCCACGAACGAGACCGAGACCGGCGGTGGCGACGCCGGCGGGTCACCCACCTCGGCGGCGCCCGCCGCGGCCGCGGCCGGCGACTTCGGCACCGAGAAGGGGATCTGCGGCCCGGGCTCCGCCCGCACCGCGACCGGCCGTGGCGTGACCGCGTCCTCGATCACCATCGGCACCATGGGTGACCCCGGCAGCACCGTCACCCCGGGGCTCGGGCAGGAGTTCTTCGACGTCGCCGACGCGTTCGCCGCCTGGTGCAACAAGGCCGGCGGCATCAACGGGCGCAAGATCGTCGTCAACAAGCACGACGCCAAGCTCACCGATGTCGCGGCCCGCACCCTGGACGCCTGCCAGACCGACTTCATGTTGGTCGGCGGCGGCAACGTCCTGGACGCCCCAGGGGTCCAGCCGAGGATCGACTGCAAGCTCGGCGCGATCCCGGCCTATGGCGTCTCCCCGCAGTCGCTGAACGCCCCGCTCCAGCTGCGCGCGGCGCCGAACACCGCGAACCGTTACCCGGTCGCCGGGTTCCTCGCGATGGCCCGGATGTTCCCGGACGCGATGAACGCGATCGGCATCAGCGGCAGCTCGCTCGCGGACATCCGCCCGCAGGGCCTGCGGCTTCAGGAGGCGCTCACCCAGCTCGGCTACAAGGTGGCCGACTACCAGGAGCCGCCCGCGCTGGTGACGAACTGGCGCCCGTACGTCGAGGAGCTCAAGGGCAAGGGAGTCCAGGGCTACGAGGCGATCGGCGTCCAGGACCTGACCCCGGTGGTCACGGCGATGAACGACGTCGGCCTGAACCTCAAGTACATGATCATTGAGAACCAGCTCTACGACCCCAAGACCATCGCGGGAGCGAAGAGCACGAAGTTCCCGCCGACGTGGCTGGTCATGGACCACCTGCCGTTCGAGCTGGCCGCGCAGAGCCCGGTCACCCAGGAGGCCGTCGACCTCGTCCACGCCACGGTCCCGAACGCGAAGCTCACCGCCTTCACCGCGCTCGCGCTGAGCTCCTGGGTGCTGTGGGCCAAGTCGGCGACGGCGTGTGGCGACACCCTGACCGTCGACTGCGTCCTCGCGAAGGCGGGCACGCAGACCGCCTGGACCGCCGGCGGCCTCTACCCGAAGATCGACCTCAAGCCGGGTGAGCAGGAGGTCTCGCACTGCTACCTGCTGATGAAGGTCACGGCGGACGGCTTCGTCTACGACAAGACCGCGACGGCGCCCAACCAGGGCTTCTTCAACTGCTCGGACAAGAACGTCGTCACACTCACCAACCCGTTCACGGCATGA
- a CDS encoding AMP-binding protein, translating into MTAGALPGSGPRPVNFADMLELVAGAVPDRPALVAGAVRLTFGELDARVDRAARLLRGAGVRPGDHVGLYATNRAEWVESMFACMKLRATSININFRYVVAELRYLVDNADLVALVVERRYLPTVAGVLADAPALRLVVVLEDGTDPADDGGLAALTGPGGALADRGIRLAGYEDTPAVNTPADDSPVRVPRSGDDRFILYTGGTTGMPKGVIWRHEDLFHAAIGRPLPDGSAPRELADILVHTASPPLHYLVMAPLMHGAAELSVLISIGTAGTILLWCGRHFDPHDVLRLAADERASTMTVVGDAMARPLADALAEAPGRYDLSGLLAFSNTGAPMSPRVRADLAAALPNVFLLDSYGASEFGHNGSAEAGGKRLFQLTPDTLVLDERLEPVAPGSPEPGRIARRGNIPLGYYKDEAKTASTFLRDARGVRWVVPGDLALVRADGTVELLGRGSAVVNTGGEKVFPDEVEDALKSHGAVFDTAVVGVPDERYGERVVALVALREASPGGPPTVADLIAHTRQRVAGYKVPKEIHLVDVIARNPAGKPDTVWARTTALRLSLAAAEAPAAAPAPAEVSA; encoded by the coding sequence ATGACGGCGGGAGCGTTACCCGGGAGTGGACCTCGGCCGGTCAACTTCGCGGACATGCTGGAGCTGGTCGCGGGCGCCGTGCCCGACCGGCCCGCGCTGGTCGCGGGCGCGGTCCGGCTCACGTTCGGTGAGCTCGACGCGCGGGTCGACCGGGCGGCGCGGCTGCTGCGCGGCGCCGGGGTCCGGCCGGGCGACCACGTCGGGCTCTACGCGACGAACCGGGCCGAGTGGGTCGAGTCGATGTTCGCCTGCATGAAGCTGCGGGCGACCTCGATAAACATCAACTTCCGGTACGTCGTCGCGGAGCTGCGCTACCTGGTCGACAACGCAGACCTGGTGGCGCTCGTGGTCGAGCGGCGCTACCTGCCGACGGTCGCGGGCGTGCTCGCGGACGCCCCGGCGCTGCGGCTGGTCGTCGTGCTGGAGGACGGGACCGACCCGGCCGACGACGGCGGTCTCGCGGCCCTCACGGGCCCGGGCGGCGCGCTCGCCGACCGCGGGATCCGGCTGGCCGGCTACGAGGACACGCCGGCCGTAAACACCCCGGCCGACGACAGCCCGGTCCGGGTCCCGCGCAGCGGCGACGACCGGTTCATCCTCTACACGGGCGGTACCACCGGGATGCCCAAGGGCGTCATCTGGCGGCACGAGGACCTGTTCCACGCGGCCATCGGCCGTCCCCTCCCGGACGGCTCGGCGCCGCGGGAACTGGCCGACATCCTGGTGCACACGGCCAGCCCGCCGCTGCACTACCTGGTGATGGCCCCGCTGATGCACGGCGCCGCCGAGCTGTCGGTGCTGATCAGCATCGGCACCGCGGGGACGATCCTGCTCTGGTGCGGCCGGCACTTCGACCCCCACGACGTGCTGCGGCTGGCCGCCGACGAGCGGGCCAGCACGATGACCGTCGTCGGGGACGCGATGGCACGCCCGCTCGCCGACGCGCTCGCGGAAGCCCCCGGCCGCTACGACCTGTCGGGGCTGCTCGCGTTCTCGAACACCGGCGCGCCGATGTCCCCGCGGGTCCGGGCGGATCTCGCCGCCGCGCTGCCGAACGTCTTCCTGCTGGACTCCTACGGCGCCTCCGAGTTCGGCCACAACGGCTCCGCCGAGGCCGGCGGGAAGCGCCTGTTCCAGCTGACCCCGGACACGCTGGTCCTCGACGAGAGGCTGGAGCCGGTGGCACCGGGCTCGCCGGAGCCCGGCCGCATCGCCCGGCGCGGCAACATCCCGCTCGGCTACTACAAGGACGAGGCCAAGACCGCTTCGACCTTCCTGCGCGACGCCCGCGGGGTCCGCTGGGTGGTCCCCGGCGACCTCGCCCTCGTCCGCGCGGACGGCACCGTCGAGCTGCTCGGCCGGGGGAGCGCGGTGGTGAACACCGGCGGCGAGAAGGTCTTCCCGGACGAGGTCGAGGACGCGCTGAAGTCGCACGGTGCCGTGTTCGACACGGCGGTCGTCGGCGTCCCGGACGAGCGGTACGGCGAGCGGGTCGTCGCGCTGGTCGCCCTGCGGGAGGCCTCGCCCGGCGGCCCGCCGACGGTCGCCGACCTGATCGCGCACACCCGCCAGCGGGTGGCCGGCTACAAGGTGCCCAAGGAGATCCATCTCGTGGACGTGATCGCCCGTAACCCGGCCGGCAAGCCGGACACCGTCTGGGCCAGGACGACGGCACTGCGGCTCTCCCTCGCCGCGGCCGAAGCGCCGGCCGCCGCGCCGGCCCCAGCGGAGGTGAGCGCATGA